Within the Girardinichthys multiradiatus isolate DD_20200921_A chromosome 12, DD_fGirMul_XY1, whole genome shotgun sequence genome, the region ATGCTATAACTAAAAGACAACAAGAACCTTAAAAATACACAGATTTGCAACAACTAAAAACAAGCTGCTTTAGTGTGGGTAATTATCTAATACCTGACTTCTAGAGCTTGAATTTCTCTTTGGGGTATTCCATCTACCAGGCTGGTGGTGAGGCTCCAAACCCTGATGTGTTGGTGGGATGGGATATCACCGCACACACCTGCAGCGGCGCCTGTCGATGTGTTTACGTTCCGTGTCACAACTGCATTAAATTTGTTTCGTGAATCACTTATTAGAGAAGCTTTCTGCTTCAAAACAAATGTAGGTTAAAGCTATGAAAAACTACAGggttaattaaaagaaaaacaattggtTTCTCTGCTCATCTACTTACAGCTGATGTTCACCCAGTCTGTCATGCTTGTAAGATCTGGGTTACCACGCTGTGCTACATATGTCGCCGTGGTTAGACCTGCCTGCAGATCAGCAACAGTCTCTCTagaacaggagaaaaaaatatCATCAGTTGCTCTAATGTGTATTGCACCAGTGCCTCGGAAAAGTATTCCTAACCTTTGAAGGTTTTGACAGTTCTGTCATGAATTCCTGTAActttgaagtggaaagaaaatgatgcagGGTTCGCAACAAACTGCCCTTTGAGGTCACTTAATTagcaaatagagtccacctgtgtaatttaacctcaccataaatacagctgctctatgaaggcctcaggggttgttagagaacattagtaaactaACAGGACAGCAAAGATGTAGGTTAGAAAcaaatttcccaagctttggacatcttaCAAAGCACTGTTCATTATATGTAAAGTggtggggagtggtggcctagtggttagaacggGAGGTTTGCGTTCCAGAGgcgacacaaggggccaggttcgtatcccactgattgccactctgggtccctgagcaagacccttagccccagaatgctccccaggcgccgcacaatggcagcccactgctccctataggGATGGGTTAagtgcagaggacaaattttgttgtaatgtacatatgcaatgaccaataaagatgattataattattataaatgCAAAGTATGGCACACAAAAGGTAactctggcctttatgaaagagatGCAAAGCAAAGTAATTAACAGTCCCATTTAATGTTTGCCGCAAGGTATGAAGGGGACGTGGAAAAATGTGCGTGGATAAAATGAGAGCCAAATTGAACTTTTAGGCtaacaaataaaatgctttggtggagaaaaactaacattgcacatccCCTAGGTGCTGTAATACATGTTTGTATCAGCATTATGCAGTAGGGAGGGTTTTCTGTAGTAGTAACAGGAAAGCTGTTTAgatttgatgggaagatggatggagctaatgCAGATTACCAAAAAAAACCTATTAGAGGGTGCAATAAGACTACAAAAGAGTGGCTAAACATAAGCATATTTGTCAAACATAGGTAAGGTGGTCAAGacataaatgtttttgaaaaccatttatcatttcCATTCCACTGCACAGAACCActcttttgttttcatctccAACATAGAAATCCCACCAATATGAATTACAGTTTGTGTTTATAAAGTGTAATGTGAGTAATTTCCAGTGGTATGcattcttttgcaaggcattgtagtAACATAGCCACTAAAGGTAAAAGATAACAGTTAGCAGCCAACCTCAGGAGGTCGCACTGAGTGATATTGCGTTGCCTGATAGGCAGCAAGCAACCTGAAGTTGAATTCTCTCCAAACACAACTGGCTTCACGCTGGCACTGGAACAGAGTCCATCTCCCACTGTCAACCAGATCAGGACGACAAGTTATGCTTTTAAACAGACTGAAACGTGTGATTCGATGTTAATAAACATTAATCAACACTGTAACAACATGGGCTTTTACCTGGTTTCCAAATATTCATCAGTGTCCTCTGCATTAACTCAGTATTGTTGTCCAAGATACCAGCAATAACAGGTCTTCTCACTTGATAACCTGtcattaaaaatgtgtaaaatcctCTGTAAGAGCTGCAATCTCAACAAACGCTtctgaaacaaaatgtattttctcttaCCTGGGTTCCCTGAGTTGGGCTcagccacagattctccatttaGAAACACAGCAGAATATCTTGTAGTTAATGCCACTGTTTAGAGGACAGGACAGCAAAATCTGTCAGTCCTACACAAACAGGACCATTAACTCTGAATGGTGATGAATTAAGTAAAATAGGAGTATTGTATGAACTTACAACTTCCATTCAAGACGATGGTCCCAACAGTGCGCGTCAGGGAGATACTGGTGATGCCATTTCCTTTCCAGTAGAATTTGTAATCCAGCGCTAAGGTCACATTTTCACACACCAATGTCTCAGCTTGAGAATAACATAAACTCTTTTTAAGTTAGATGTTCGACAGACAgtcagtttaatttattttagtattttaagtCTACATACATGTAATATCCACTTGACCTCTTGAAAGGAACAGGCTTTTATCAGCTTCATCAGTTAAATTCACCATAATAATACCTGGTTCAAGAAAACAACACATGCACTTGAAAGGTTTCAAAGCACATTAAAACGCTGCTTTAGTGACGTAAGCAGGTTAAACCCACCACCCTGCCCATTCAGCACTTCAGTGATCAAATCTTTTTGCTGCGTTTTTATCGGAGGACCGGTTGGACATGAGCGGATGAGAGTTACACATTCCACTTTAAAGTTTTGGAGAAAGGCCACAGGAGCACCATTTATGCACCGTCCCAAGACCATCTGTGAAACAGAAACATATACCAAGTCGTAGTTGTTACAATTCTttcaagaaacaaagaaaaacatgattaataatgtttaaaagtaaaacaaaagatAATACAGACACAACCAACCTGAGGTATAGTGAAGTACTTGTCATCTGATGTGACAACAGGACTTCCCTGAATATAAATACGAGGTGGCACAGGAGCAGACAGCAGAGGCATTCGGAAAGATGGGCCCGGCCTGGGTGCACTATACCGgttgaatgaaaaaaatatatatgtagcAAAACAATTAcagaataaaagacaaaatacaaaaaaaactttaaaaaaataatttcacacATTGTGTCTCCTTGGTAGAAAAGACCCAGGTAGGGGTTGTTTTCAAGTGGAGAAGTGACACATAAAAATGGAAACCAGTCTGGAGAGTTTTCAGCAGACTGCATGGAGCACTGGTAATCTGGAGCAGGGGACACCTGTCCCCCATAGGGTCCCAGCAGACAGTGGGATGCAAAAAGCTTTAGTTCTTCATTGGAACAGTCCTGGTAGAAACACAAATAAGAAGATTAATGGAGAAGGAAACACAGTTGACTAGTTACTGTCATTATATTACTATAATACAGACTGATATAAGCACCTGGTCACAACAGCAGCGTGCGTCACATGTTCTGGATGTCAAGTCACATGGACAAATGCCAAGCGGTTGGTACACTTGGTTTGGAAATACTGTTTTGTTATCTAAAATGAACAGATGACTCATATATTAGGAAACATCGTGCTTTTAAAGCTCTCATTTCACATTATGATGAGACCAGTTTAATTT harbors:
- the tctn2 gene encoding tectonic-2 isoform X2, which produces MANVGFLPASILGRASFILFFIWLARPQNIVVFQPSFLITNGPKLSSFLLGNTSGVSLNLRRVSASNTTGTIGSSSCVAEATRWALKTEQMGKSAVQVHLTLSQSLRLCGENETNADCCLKPLCVLETFQVSACVGSTPLASLLIQATINARLFPANASSDNKTVFPNQVYQPLGICPCDLTSRTCDARCCCDQDCSNEELKLFASHCLLGPYGGQVSPAPDYQCSMQSAENSPDWFPFLCVTSPLENNPYLGLFYQGDTIAPRPGPSFRMPLLSAPVPPRIYIQGSPVVTSDDKYFTIPQMVLGRCINGAPVAFLQNFKVECVTLIRSCPTGPPIKTQQKDLITEVLNGQGGIIMVNLTDEADKSLFLSRGQVDITSETLVCENVTLALDYKFYWKGNGITSISLTRTVGTIVLNGSLALTTRYSAVFLNGESVAEPNSGNPGYQVRRPVIAGILDNNTELMQRTLMNIWKPVGDGLCSSASVKPVVFGENSTSGCLLPIRQRNITQCDLLRETVADLQAGLTTATYVAQRGNPDLTSMTDWVNISCAAAGVCGDIPSHQHIRVWSLTTSLVDGIPQREIQALEVSYSMSTWALDCGGGDVSLYENLEESQLFPITSSVTFVDIPINTGPPKTRFQINFTEYDCNRNDVCWPELAFPFTRYYTGEPYSQSLAKGMILVFMFLAAAILGTPWRQIRQAWHNA
- the tctn2 gene encoding tectonic-2 isoform X1, which translates into the protein MANVGFLPASILGRASFILFFIWLARPQNIVVFQPSFLITNGPKLSSFLLGNTSGVSLNLRRVSASNTTGTIGSSSCVAEATRWALKTEQMGKSAVQVHLTLSQSLRLCGENETNADCCLKPLCVLETFQVSACVGSTPLASLLIQATINARLFPANASSDNKTVFPNQVYQPLGICPCDLTSRTCDARCCCDQDCSNEELKLFASHCLLGPYGGQVSPAPDYQCSMQSAENSPDWFPFLCVTSPLENNPYLGLFYQGDTIAPRPGPSFRMPLLSAPVPPRIYIQGSPVVTSDDKYFTIPQMVLGRCINGAPVAFLQNFKVECVTLIRSCPTGPPIKTQQKDLITEVLNGQGGIIMVNLTDEADKSLFLSRGQVDITSETLVCENVTLALDYKFYWKGNGITSISLTRTVGTIVLNGSLALTTRYSAVFLNGESVAEPNSGNPGYQVRRPVIAGILDNNTELMQRTLMNIWKPVGDGLCSSASVKPVVFGENSTSGCLLPIRQRNITQCDLLRETVADLQAGLTTATYVAQRGNPDLTSMTDWVNISFVTRNVNTSTGAAAGVCGDIPSHQHIRVWSLTTSLVDGIPQREIQALEVSYSMSTWALDCGGGDVSLYENLEESQLFPITSSVTFVDIPINTGPPKTRFQINFTEYDCNRNDVCWPELAFPFTRYYTGEPYSQSLAKGMILVFMFLAAAILGTPWRQIRQAWHNA
- the tctn2 gene encoding tectonic-2 isoform X3; translated protein: MANVGFLPASILGRASFILFFIWLARPQNIVVFQPSFLITNGPKLSSFLLGNTSGVSLNLRRVSASNTTGTIGSSSCVAEATRWALKTEQMGKSAVQVHLTLSQSLRLCGENETNADCCLKPLCVLETFQVSACVGSTPLASLLIQATINARLFPANASSDNKTVFPNQVYQPLGICPCDLTSRTCDARCCCDQDCSNEELKLFASHCLLGPYGGQVSPAPDYQCSMQSAENSPDWFPFLCVTSPLENNPYLGLFYQGDTIAPRPGPSFRMPLLSAPVPPRIYIQGSPVVTSDDKYFTIPQMVLGRCINGAPVAFLQNFKVECVTLIRSCPTGPPIKTQQKDLITEVLNGQGGIIMVNLTDEADKSLFLSRGQVDITSLDYKFYWKGNGITSISLTRTVGTIVLNGSLALTTRYSAVFLNGESVAEPNSGNPGYQVRRPVIAGILDNNTELMQRTLMNIWKPVGDGLCSSASVKPVVFGENSTSGCLLPIRQRNITQCDLLRETVADLQAGLTTATYVAQRGNPDLTSMTDWVNISFVTRNVNTSTGAAAGVCGDIPSHQHIRVWSLTTSLVDGIPQREIQALEVSYSMSTWALDCGGGDVSLYENLEESQLFPITSSVTFVDIPINTGPPKTRFQINFTEYDCNRNDVCWPELAFPFTRYYTGEPYSQSLAKGMILVFMFLAAAILGTPWRQIRQAWHNA